From the Candidatus Paceibacterota bacterium genome, the window GGGCGGCAATTATTATTTGAAAGCTATGAATTGTCCGCATCATCACAAGATTTATGCCGCTCTTCGCCCCAGCTATCGTGATTTACCGCTTCGATTGGCTGAATATGGCACTTGCTATCGCCATGAAAAATCCGGCGAGCTTTTTGGTTTAATGCGGGTAAGGTCGCTCCAAATGAATGATGCTCACATTTATTGCACTAAAGAGCAATTCGCTGATGAGTTTCGTCGAGTTAATGATATTTATTTGAAATATTTTAAGATTTTTGGGGTGGATAAATACCAAATGCGATTATCTACTCACGATCCGGAAAAGTTGGGACAGAAATTTGTAGATGAACCGGAGCTCTGGGAAGAAACGGAAAAAATGGTGCGAGATGTTTTGGTGGAATCGAAGATTCCCTTTGTGGAAGTCCCGAACGAAGCAGCATTTTACGGACCCAAAATTGATGTGCAGGTTTGGAGCGCCATTGGCCGCGAGTTTACTTTGGCTACCAATCAGGTGGATTTTGCCCAGCCTCGACGGTTTGATCTAACTTACGTTAATAAGAACGGCAAGGAAGAAACTCCTCTCTGCATTCATCGAGCCCCTCTCGGCACGCACGAGAGATTCATCGGCTTTCTGATAGAACATTACGCCGGCGCCTTTCCACTTTGGCTTTCTCCAATCCAAGTGAAAATTCTACCTATTGGCGAGGATCATCTTGGTTACTCAAAAGAACTTTTTAAAGAATTGCATCAGGCTGGTATTCGAGCCCAAACGGATGAAAGTAATGAAAGTCTGGGCAAAAAGATTAGACAAACTAAAGTTGAGAAAGTTCCATACTTTTTAGTTATTGGTGATAAGGAAGTGGAATCGCAGACGGTGACTTTAGAAAGCCGCGACAATGGCAATCAGGGATCAGTATCGTTAGCCGATCTCCTGAAGAGATTAGAAGAAGAGATTAAGACAAGAAAATAGCCAAAAGAAAAAGGCTCGCAAAGCGAGCCTTTTTCTTTTTATCTTGTAATCGTTTTCTTAAGCTAGTAATTTTTCAATTTTCTCTGAGTTAAGAGTGGCGTAATTGCCATCATTTCGAGAAACTTTACTGATCAAGGTGTTAAGCATTGATTCAGCGGCGCTCTTATCAGTTCCGGTTCGAGCCATAATATTGGTCAAACCATCGCGAGAGATAAGGACATTGTTTTCTCGAGCCATGAAGGAAAGACTGTTTTCAAACTCTTCGGCGGTCACCTCTTCCTGAACTGGAGTATCAATTTCCGCCTCCGGAGTTTCCACTTCCGTATCAGAATCGAGACCCATTTCTGAAGTACTGATTCCGACGGCTGCTAAAGCTCCAACTTTTCGCTTCTGAATGATCATGTAGGCACCGAAGGCGCTCCACATGAAGAGTCCGAGGAAGAAGAGAGCCATCTTAAGATTCATGCTGATGCCGGTAGCTGGAATTTGACTAAGGAAGACACCGGCGCTAGGCGTACCAGTAATCGGCTGCTGATAGACCGTAGTGAAAGCTGCCTGATTACCGTTTGGCTGAACATTGACTGAACAATTGGCAGTCACCTGTCGGCCATCTGAAGTTACGGTTACGTTTGCATTTCGAGTACCAGTGTTGTAGTAGGTATTTGAAACGCTTGGGCCGCTGCCGTAGACATCTCCGCTCCAAGAATATGAGTAGTTGCCATTTCCACCTGAAGCAATCGCTTGCCAAGTTACCGTGTTTCCAACTAATGGGTTGGAAGGGTTAGCCGTACAATAAGCAGTTAAATTCTGGTTCTGATTATTGTTGCCCGCTGGAGTGTTAATAATAATAGTGTTCGTATTGTTGTTCACTGCAGTGGCAGTGGCACTTGAACTAGAGGTAGAATTTGAGTTGGAGAAATTATTATTAGCGTTTGTGTTTACGTTAGTAACCGGGGTGCTAGAAGGCGGATGATATGTCTGGGTTGGGGTGTAAGTTGGGTAAGAATAGTTTGGATATGAGTAACAGCTTCCACAGCCGTATGATCCATAACTGGAACCGCCGTAATTTCCATAACTACCACAGCTATAATCACATGGGTTGTAAACATCATAAGTATCATATCCACAGTTATAGCTACAGTCTTGATATACATCTAGAGTGTCGCATCCGCCGTAGGAACAAGGATCATATGCATCGACATAACCAGTGTTATCAGCAGAGCCCCAGCCGGAGTCTACCCATCCCATATCACCACTAAAATTGTCTCCACCGTCAAAAGCCCAGCCTGAGTCATTCCATTCTTGAGCCGAAACCTTATGAGCCATGCCTAAGAAACCGACCATAAAGAGTCCTCCGACAATAACCAAAATGGCCAAAATAGCCTTGGTTTTCTTGCTTAATTTAATTAATTTATTCATAATTTTTTATAACTAATTGTTAATAATTTCCATAAGTATACACCAAGCTGTACAATTTGTCAAGTCTGTTTTATTATAAAGAAGATAGCGGACAACCCAAGGGTTGTCCGCTATTAATTTTTCGACTTTCCCTACAATTGCTTGAAGTGAATGTCGTTGTCGGCCGCGTATTCTTCGACTTCCTCGGTAGGAATCAATTGATCCCTCTTTAAGAAAGGCAACCCGTAAAAGCGCCCGTCGGGACTTTGTTTGATTCGACCATGAGCCATCAGATCGAGAGTAATAGCGTCGGGGATCAGCTTGCCGTACTTGGCAATGTACCAATCCACCACCGCTTTTGTCTCCAGTTCTTTGGAGGTAACCCATTCATGATGGAGGGCCTTATTTTCTCTGGGCGGCTCCCCATCGTTACTGTAGGCCGGCGGTTTTCCCTTGCGGGAAAAGAGAGCCGACTTTGTCATCTTGATGGTATTCGTGGGCGAACTTGCGGGTGTCGGAGATATTTTCCCCTGAACGCCTGGTTTGTTCACTTCCGCCAGCTGCCGATTTTTTTCGGCTAACTGCCGATCCTTTTCGTCGAGCTCCTTTTGGAGCCTAGCCGTTTCTTTCTGACGGTCCGTGAGAGCGTCCTGCACCACTTGTTCCCCTTCGGGGTCTTCTTCCGAAGTAATCCCTTCTGGAGGTGGAGCGTTGTTGTCGATATCATTCGCCAACGCAGGATTCGATGAGTTTTCTCCGCTTGTCTGCGCCGGATTATTTGGAGTCACCGCCGCGACTGGGGTTGAAGCCACTTTAGGAGTTGGTGTTGCCTGAAGTAACTTTTGATCCTCGGCGTTAGGAACGCCCGCTATTTGGACAGAGGAGGAAGAGCGAAGTCGGGTGAAGCAAAATAGTATTGCCACCACGATTACCAGCCGGGTTACCCATCTGATCCATCGCGGACTTCCCTTCATCCTGAGAGCATCGAAGAATCGTTGAAACCGATTTTCTTTGATCGGTTGAGGGCCTTGCAAAATTGAATTCATAAAACTTTCCCCTTCTAGGTTTGGTGTTGTTGAGAGCTAACTGCGGTAAATATTAGCATAATTTATCTTAAAAGTCAAGGATAATAAAAATGACCTGTGTTTTAGCACAGGTCATGAATGAGCTAGTTTCGAGCCCCCAAAAAATCCTTTATTTTTCTGAGCCGATTTGGAGGTTGAGCTCTTTGAGAGCTGTCCCTTCTTTCCCCTTTTGATTCTTCGGGCTCTTCAGCAATTTCGATTTGATGTTCAGGTGGCTTGAGAGCCGGTGGATTAACCGTAGGTTTTTGGCGTTTTTTGCGCCTACCGTAGGTAATCGGTGGGCTTTCGACCGATTCTTCCTTGATATCGACCACAAAACCGTGGTGATTTTTTTCAACCACATAAGTCTTGGTGGTTGATAAAGGTGACGGCACTTCGGCAATTGGATCAAAGACTAGCTTGTTTCCAACAAAGATTCGCCCCACCTCATCCTCTCGAACTTTTGGAGGTTCGGGGCGATGCTGGACAAATTGGGCGTCCAAGATCTTGGTTGGGGAAATGTTCGGATAAAAGACCTCGACCAAGACTTCCGAAATGGTTAGTCGGTCAGGATA encodes:
- the thrS gene encoding threonine--tRNA ligase translates to MENNEQLSKIRHSLAHLLAAAVLELHPDTLNTIGPAIENGFYYDFDFVSSILEADLKKIEKKMREIFPTWKNFSHKEVGAGEARALFADNPYKLELIDEIEKKGEKITLYTSGNFTDLCRGGHVEDIQDINPNGFELSHLAGAYWRGDEKNKMLTRIYGLAFNNKDELDNYKKQQEEAEKRDHRKLGKELKIFTFDEDVGPGLPLWLPNGAVMIEELEKLAKETEFQEGYSRVRSPHIAKESIYLKSGHLPYYEESMFPPMEYEGGNYYLKAMNCPHHHKIYAALRPSYRDLPLRLAEYGTCYRHEKSGELFGLMRVRSLQMNDAHIYCTKEQFADEFRRVNDIYLKYFKIFGVDKYQMRLSTHDPEKLGQKFVDEPELWEETEKMVRDVLVESKIPFVEVPNEAAFYGPKIDVQVWSAIGREFTLATNQVDFAQPRRFDLTYVNKNGKEETPLCIHRAPLGTHERFIGFLIEHYAGAFPLWLSPIQVKILPIGEDHLGYSKELFKELHQAGIRAQTDESNESLGKKIRQTKVEKVPYFLVIGDKEVESQTVTLESRDNGNQGSVSLADLLKRLEEEIKTRK
- a CDS encoding PKD domain-containing protein; this translates as MNKLIKLSKKTKAILAILVIVGGLFMVGFLGMAHKVSAQEWNDSGWAFDGGDNFSGDMGWVDSGWGSADNTGYVDAYDPCSYGGCDTLDVYQDCSYNCGYDTYDVYNPCDYSCGSYGNYGGSSYGSYGCGSCYSYPNYSYPTYTPTQTYHPPSSTPVTNVNTNANNNFSNSNSTSSSSATATAVNNNTNTIIINTPAGNNNQNQNLTAYCTANPSNPLVGNTVTWQAIASGGNGNYSYSWSGDVYGSGPSVSNTYYNTGTRNANVTVTSDGRQVTANCSVNVQPNGNQAAFTTVYQQPITGTPSAGVFLSQIPATGISMNLKMALFFLGLFMWSAFGAYMIIQKRKVGALAAVGISTSEMGLDSDTEVETPEAEIDTPVQEEVTAEEFENSLSFMARENNVLISRDGLTNIMARTGTDKSAAESMLNTLISKVSRNDGNYATLNSEKIEKLLA